One genomic window of Solanum stenotomum isolate F172 chromosome 9, ASM1918654v1, whole genome shotgun sequence includes the following:
- the LOC125875670 gene encoding uncharacterized protein LOC125875670, which translates to MLSIENIPPDPCHISLLKSSSSDERPSSDNKLVDLSNSDLDDNNNNKFSIRDYVFRTRRKDIKTNWPFSQKNLQLCLRHGAATDLLPPLQSDKGCAVDNPSTDKDNIVTSEEKHVELDDDPVPTSSSSGRICMPKLAVDCRNINSSGSDREKVFRSTITSRSCSEIDSVPTAEIRKLRCSGAEAVNLLEPMVKKPPMSNKSGSTVQQSAKKCRLMVKFGNVTDRNVDEADTTTNSFMVSEAMASKVCPVCKTFTSSSNTTLNAHIDQCLSGESSTAKWTANPKVIKHRIKPRKTRLMVDIYVTAKSCTLEDLDRRNGTNWASNPTLSVREITEVPAVEKLEKPPPVNVECTANEGSVYIDANGTKLRILSKFNDEQLPSSKPVIDPLQKKMVDGDKRSKFILTKKRKKHHNLLKSASHTKKFCLSKPDHCPKIKSGQESTFSPRENVDKVDCLNKHLRSADQMLSNGLATIKQWACSKRTGLTRKISDKDNHQLSGADKSTGVQSDNDVLPQTDSVKKRSCLVKSPRSSVCLPESSQRTGNMLLDQPQEERSEEPPSLHKKVVDFSSSQSSLQSNKKRSLVLQRCKGKHLKVDGHSVNNHPKMTIDHSLSVKHVRVGRNTDNSEINCEQSTPHPSFSSKARKLPSLRKNLSSVSEGPARGVKYNLKWKTASFKKSSWSSSSESEEAEVFQTEGEKLCLRGNLSETKIQGSKNCDRVNVKRSEVLSIGKNREGIMASNVEGTLGLKSSQSALTHSDNEIGSILAGASDAMGSVKANHQSQGDKTMDPSASELAGRGDFMSFSKPMDAGSDEMSGPARSHCESQLFSEEYKGSFLGTKAATCSQDPILGVEGMIDGDVHDVAELGSNADGQGNYFLEVDPIPIPGPPGSFLPSPGRMSSEDLHGSSSLTSSRIQSSADHPEFIDQDSSGSPTSAASTVSNSTMARTGSRYSGNLYVSGRDSSEMLKCHTGWEDKRSSLSGSTVDLLVENSVALRPTANTGNDKDGLDKFDANTLFPGKGTFRFTNDKPCCCVRKEGGTSQGFAVNREESQLLQRRAMALSPFPASENQLSRDSLTRSNNIILKSNSFSLSDSSSGPETNPPTKSSVTGHTQFGVSADSEFKLPTRESESFSPSASNPVLRLMGKDLMVINKDEDSPLKRSSHSNSMNDLANTRLRNEDLNSFHQVDVHNRHVPHFPQSGDQVQHFDVRLLNGFKSQDSYSRPQVQPSPTSPASFLCKSSGSGLMGAPFGRQDYLGGGNLHTVRNGPIETCDMKKFVATPISHWQNATSVGPNAVREIIVIDDSPENEANSPYTMSSGKMQISSGYTSRFVDLYENRPRGDTGAAQNANLLTQVNELPAKTWNVNPDGCSLVHPSSFSASSSPAGPFRSSLYYSTGFS; encoded by the exons ATGTTATCCATTGAAAACATTCCACCAGATCCTTGTCATATCTCTCTACTGAAAAGTAGTAGTAGTGATGAAAGGCCTTCTTCTGATAACAAGCTAGTAGATCTGTCCAACTCTGACCTTGatgataacaacaacaacaaattctccataag GGATTATGTTTTCAGAACTAGGAGAAAGGACATCAAGACCAATTGGCCATTTTCTCAGAAAAATTTGCAGCTTTGTTTGAGGCATGGCGCGGCGACTGATTTGTTACCTCCTTTACAATCTGATAAGGGATGTGCTGTAGATAATCCTTCGACTGACAAGGACAATATAGTCACTTCTGAGGAGAAACATGTTGAGCTAGATGATGATCCTGTGCCTACTAGTTCTAGCAGTGGTAGAATATGTATGCCAAAACTAGCTGTGGATTGTAGAAATATCAATTCAAGTGGATCTGATAGAGAGAAGGTGTTTCGTTCAACGATAACTAGTCGGTCTTGTTCTGAGATTGATTCAGTTCCAACAGCTGAAATAAGAAAACTGCGTTGCTCGGGAGCAGAAGCTGTTAACTTGCTGGAACCTATGGTCAAGAAACCTCCCATGTCGAACAAGAGTGGGAGTACAGTACAACAATCAGCGAAAAAGTGCAGATTAATGGTCAAATTTGGCAACGTCACAGATCGGAACGTAGACGAGGCAGACACTACCACAAACAGTTTCATGGTGTCTGAGGCAATGGCTTCGAAAGTATGTCCAGTTTGCAAGACTTTCACATCCTCATCAAACACCACGCTGAACGCTCATATCGATCAATGTCTCTCTGGGGAGTCATCAACAGCCAAGTGGACAGCAAATCCCAAGGTGATCAAGCACAGGATAAAGCCAAGAAAAACTAGATTGATGGTGGATATCTATGTAACGGCTAAGAGCTGTACACTGGAGGATCTTGATAGGAGGAATGGAACCAACTGGGCCTCAAACCCGACTTTATCTGTTCGAGAGATCACTGAGGTACCTGCTGTTGAGAAACTGGAAAAACCTCCTCCTGTGAACGTTGAATGCACTGCTAATGAAGGTTCTGTTTATATTGACGCCAATGGCACGAAGCTTCGAATTCTGTCCAAGTTCAATGATGAGCAGCTACCATCATCAAAGCCGGTTATTGATCCTCTTCAGAAAAAAATGGTGGATGGAGATAAAAGAAGCAAATTCATTTtgacaaagaagagaaagaaacaCCACAACCTTCTGAAATCTGCTTCTCATACTAAAAAGTTTTGCTTGTCCAAGCCAGATCACTGTCCCAag ATTAAGAGTGGTCAAGAGAGCACCTTTTCTCCAAGAGAAAATGTTGACAAAGTGGATTGCCTAAATAAGCACCTCAGATCTGCGGACCAGATGCTATCAAATGGATTGGCAACCATAAAACAATGGGCATGTTCAAAGAGAACTGGCCTCACAAGGAAGATCAGTGATAAGGACAATCATCAGCTTTCTGGAGCTGATAAGTCGACTGGCGTGCAAAGTGACAATGATGTGTTGCCTCAGACTGATTCAGTTAAAAAGAGAAGCTGTCTTGTGAAATCTCCAAGATCATCTGTTTGTTTGCCTGAGAGTAGCCAAAGAACGGGGAATATGCTACTTGATCAGCCTCAAGAAGAACGTAGCGAGGAACCGCCTTCTCTACACAAGAAAGTGGTGGACTTTTCATCGTCTCAATCTTCACTCCAATCTAACAAGAAGAGATCCCTAGTGTTACAAAGGTGCAAAGGAAAGCATTTGAAGGTAGATGGCCATTCTGTAAACAATCATCCAAAAATGACAATAGATCATTCACTTTCTGTGAAACATGTGAGAGTTGGAAGAAACACAGATAACTCTGAGATCAACTGTGAACAGTCCACCCCACATCCATCATTCTCCTCAAAGGCGAGGAAGTTGCCATCATTGAGAAAGAACCTTTCGTCCGTCAGTGAAGGGCCTGCTCGTGGtgttaaatataatttgaagtGGAAAACAGCTTCCTTTAAGAAGTCTAGTTGGAGCTCCAGCTCAGAATCGGAAGAAGCTGAAGTTTTCCAGACTGAAGGAGAGAAACTTTGTTTAAGAGGAAATCTCAGTGAAACAAAAATCCAAGGAAGCAAGAATTGTGATAGGGTAAATGTTAAAAGATCTGAAGTTTTAAGCATCGGGAAAAATAGAGAGGGAATTATGGCCTCTAATGTGGAAGGCACTCTGGGCTTGAAGAGCTCACAATCCGCTTTGACCCATTCTGATAATGAAATTGGCAGCATTTTAGCAGGTGCATCTGATGCGATGGGATCTGTGAAAGCGAATCATCAAAGTCAGGGTGATAAGACTATGGATCCATCTGCCTCTGAACTTGCTGGGAGGGGAGATTTTATGAGTTTTAGCAAgcctatggatgctggatctgATGAGATGTCTGGGCCTGCTAGGTCTCATTGCGAGTCACAATTGTTTAGCGAAGAGTACAAAGGATCTTTTCTTGGAACCAAAGCTGCAACATGTTCACAAGATCCTATTTTAGGTGTTGAAGGGATGATTGATGGTGATGTCCATGATGTTGCTGAATTAGGATCTAACGCCGATGGGCAAGGGAATTACTTTTTGGAGGTTGATCCAATCCCCATACCAGGACCACCGGGATCCTTTTTACCTAGTCCTGGTCGTATGAGCTCAGAAGACCTTCATGGGAGTTCATCATTAACCAGCAGCAGAATTCAATCTTCTGCAGATCATCCCGAATTCATTGATCAGGATTCTTCTGGTTCGCCTACGTCTGCTGCATCAACAGTTTCTAACTCAACTATGGCTAGAACTGGCTCAAGATATTCGGGTAATTTGTATGTCAGTGGAAGGGATTCATCAGAAATGCTCAAATGCCACACTGGCTGGGAAGATAAAAGGTCTAGCTTATCTGGAAGCACTGTTGATCTTCTGGTGGAAAATTCAGTCGCACTACGTCCGACTGCAAATACAGGAAATGATAAAGATGGACTGGACAAATTTGATGCAAATACGTTATTTCCTGGAAAAGGAACTTTCAGATTTACAAATGATAAGCCATGTTGTTGTGTCAGGAAAGAAGGAGGAACATCTCAAGGGTTTGCTGTGAATCGTGAAGAGTCGCAGCTGTTACAGCGACGAGCCATGGCCCTTTCCCCTTTTCCTGCGAGTGAGAATCAGTTGAGCCGTGATTCACTCACAAGATCTAATAATATCATATTGAAGAGCAACTCATTTTCTTTAAGTGACTCGAGTTCAGGACCTGAAACAAATCCCCCCACTAAATCATCGGTCACGGGACATACTCAATTTGGTGTTTCTGCTGATTCTGAGTTCAAGCTCCCAACTCGTGAATCCGAGTCCTTTAGTCCATCTGCTTCTAATCCAGTTCTCAGGCTGATGGGGAAGGACTTAATGGTCATCAACAAAGATGAAGATTCCCCACTGAAAAGATCATCGCACTCAAATTCCATGAATGACCTGGCAAACACCAGACTTCGTAACGAGGATCTCAACTCCTTCCATCAGGTGGATGTGCATAATCGGCATGTCCCTCACTTCCCTCAAAGTGGTGATCAAGTACAGCATTTTGATGTCAGATTGTTAAATGGTTTCAAAAGTCAAGACAGTTACTCAAGGCCACAAGTACAGCCATCCCCTACATCTCCAGCCTCGTTTTTGTGTAAGAGTAGTGGCAGTGGATTGATGGGTGCCCCCTTTGGCAGACAAGACTATTTAGGTGGGGGCAATTTACATACTGTGCGAAATGGACCAATCGAAACATGTGATATGAAGAAGTTTGTAGCAACTCCCATCTCTCATTGGCAGAATGCAACTTCAGTTGGGCCGAATGCTGTCAGAGAAATTATTGTAATTGATGATTCTCCGGAAAACGAGGCTAATTCTCCATACACCATGAGCTCGGGGAAAATGCAGATTAGCTCAGGCTATACCTCAAGGTTTGTGGATCTCTATGAAAATAGACCGCGTGGTGACACTGGAGCAGCTCAGAATGCAAATTTGCTTACTCAAGTGAACGAGCTTCCTGCTAAGACATGGAATGTCAACCCAGACGGTTGTAGTTTAGTTCATCCAAGCTCTTTCTCAGCTTCCTCATCACCTGCAGGTCCTTTTAGATCATCTTTATATTATTCTACAGGTTTTTCATAA
- the LOC125875687 gene encoding PRA1 family protein G2, producing MPSTPTSVTTATYTTIPIAGGDVINRSVQNLYTFLSRSRPWPELIAGASAVDIPTSFSDAAIRVRRNFKYFSVNYVILISGCAACSLIGTPILLIFACLIFASWLIFLFFREDPMVVLGHQVSDLAVISGLATVSAIVVWYTGILNSLMIGIMMGVLLSVIHGGLRNPEGLFVDEDDAVSTGLISNAERGSS from the coding sequence ATGCCATCAACACCCACCTCCGTCACCACCGCCACCTACACCACCATCCCGATCGCCGGCGGTGATGTCATCAACCGGTCCGTTCAGAATCTCTACACCTTCCTTTCCCGAAGTCGACCATGGCCGGAATTGATCGCCGGAGCAAGCGCCGTTGACATTCCGACATCCTTCTCCGATGCTGCAATTCGCGTCCGTAGGAACTTCAAGTACTTCTCCGTTAACTATGTCATTCTCATCTCTGGTTGCGCAGCTTGTTCACTCATCGGAACAccaattttattgattttcgcCTGTTTGATTTTTGCGTCGTGGttgatttttctcttcttccggGAGGATCCTATGGTTGTTCTAGGGCATCAAGTTAGCGATCTAGCTGTGATTTCCGGTCTAGCGACTGTTTCTGCAATTGTTGTTTGGTATACCGGAATTTTAAACAGTTTGATGATTGGTATAATGATGGGTGTTTTGTTGTCAGTGATTCATGGAGGTTTGAGGAATCCAGAAGGATTGTTTGTTGATGAAGACGATGCCGTTTCTACTGGATTGATTTCAAATGCTGAAAGAGGATCATCTTGA
- the LOC125875672 gene encoding uncharacterized protein LOC125875672, with protein sequence MDEEEIPAVDTQSLTIKIANSGQQKLTATSSPYNSPSLISPPSSAFVSALQSPYISPRATLVTNPTQENQETLIASLTSVVHPSPPVSYCGSQSDDVPSTSYTPPPERYDFSDDPTDTKLKIVTCVPVSGPETDPRISFSFPVPRISFAKGSVSPASNAKLRSCDVYIGFHGQNPNLVRFCKWLKSELELQGIACFIADRAKYADNQSHEIADRVICSVTFGVIVVTGCSFFNHLSLEEIRFFAQKKNLIPLFFNTDANDIASLSNRNGDTKKCKEALDVILKCHEFRLETDESNWRSCVSKVAGILRAKLGRKSVVEKCTEGFEELPFPRNKSFVGREKEIIDIETTLFGCGDSFEQESAVPSVKGGTPGQSEGLADDESEADVGRGKYINLELGKNKETNKEAWVERNSLKRSKYKKSRSGKDKNLSMSVVCINGLAGVGKTDLALEFAYRYSQRYKMVLWVGGEARYFRQNILNLSLNLGLDVSADAEKERGRIRSFDEQESEAFKRVKREMFRDMPYLLIIDNLETEKEWWEGKDLHDLIPTNTGGTHVIITTQLNRVMNFDPLQLQPLTTPDAMILIRGRRKKEYPAGEVEFLHKFDEKLGRSSFGLWVVGSLLSELAILPSALFEAVNQVPVEETTSCSNISIPHQQFCRTNPFLMKTLIFCTTLLQQSSDSRDSVASRMLQVGAWFAPAPISVNLLAAAAKKIPVNTNRFKKWTKCMKVALCFYSGHCLTSQAWKSEEESALLLVKLGLARKANRQTGCWIQFHPITQIFAKRKDGLVAAKANVQGARKLGNPVTDSDHLWACAFLVFGFKSEPPVVQLKAMDMVFFIRKTALPLAISAFTTFSRCNSALELLKVCTNVLEEAEKSFVSQIQDWCHGSLCWKKKLQSNQRVDEYVWQEVTLLKATLLETRAKLLLRGGHFDSGEDLCRTCISIRTVMLGHNHAQTLAAQQTLAKLVRMRSKI encoded by the coding sequence ATGGATGAAGAGGAAATTCCTGCTGTTGATACTCAATCCCTTACCATCAAGATTGCAAATTCAGGTCAGCAAAAACTGACAGCAACATCATCTCCATATAACTCACCTTCTCTCATTTCTCCTCCATCTTCTGCATTTGTTTCAGCATTACAATCACCTTACATTTCTCCAAGAGCCACTTTAGTTACAAATCCAactcaagaaaatcaagaaactcTCATTGCTTCTCTTACCTCAGTTGTCCATCCATCCCCACCAGTCTCATACTGCGGTTCGCAATCTGATGATGTTCCCAGCACCTCCTACACTCCACCACCAGAAAGATATGATTTTTCTGATGATCCTACAGACACAAAGCTCAAGATTGTCACCTGTGTCCCAGTTTCAGGACCGGAAACCGATCCCAGGATATCATTTTCTTTCCCTGTCCCTCGAATTTCGTTTGCCAAGGGATCCGTTTCACCGGCTTCCAATGCTAAACTTAGGAGCTGTGATGTGTATATAGGATTCCATGGTCAGAACCCGAATTTAGTACGCTTCTGTAAGTGGCTCAAATCAGAACTTGAGCTTCAGGGAATTGCTTGTTTTATTGCTGATAGAGCAAAGTATGCAGATAATCAGAGCCATGAGATTGCTGACAGAGTTATATGCTCAGTAACCTTTGGTGTCATAGTTGTCACTGGTTGTAGCTTTTTCAACCATCTTAGCTTGGAGGAAATAAGATTCTTCGCGcaaaagaagaacttgattcCTTTGTTCTTTAACACGGATGCCAATGATATTGCAAGTCTTTCTAACCGTAATGGTGATACCAAGAAATGTAAAGAGGCTCTGGATGTAATACTAAAGTGCCATGAGTTTAGATTGGAGACAGATGAGAGTAATTGGAGATCTTGTGTGTCAAAAGTAGCTGGGATATTAAGGGCCAAGCTTGGTAGGAAAAGTGTTGTAGAAAAGTGTACAGAAGGCTTTGAAGAGTTGCCCTTTCCAAGGAATAAAAGTTTTGTGGGAAGAGAGAAGGAAATTATCGATATAGAGACGACTCTTTTTGGCTGTGGTGATTCTTTCGAGCAAGAAAGTGCTGTCCCGAGTGTCAAAGGAGGAACACCAGGACAATCTGAAGGTCTGGCTGATGATGAAAGTGAAGCTGATGTTGGCAGAGGCAAATACATAAATCTAGAGCTAGGAAAGAACAAGGAAACAAATAAAGAAGCTTGGGTTGAACGAAATTCGCTGAAGAGATCCAAgtacaaaaaatcaagaagtgGGAAGGATAAGAATTTGAGTATGAGTGTTGTATGCATAAATGGGTTGGCTGGTGTTGGAAAGACGGACCTCGCTTTGGAATTCGCTTACAGGTATTCACAGAGATAcaagatggtcttgtgggtagGGGGTGAAGCTCGCTATTTTCGACAGAACATATTGAACTTGTCTCTAAATTTGGGACTGGATGTGAGTGCAGATGCAGAGAAGGAAAGAGGGAGGATAAGGAGTTTTGATGAGCAAGAATCGGAAGCATTCAAGAGAGTTAAAAGGGAGATGTTCCGTGACATGCCATATTTACTAATTATAGACAATTTAGAGACTGAGAAGGAGTGGTGGGAAGGGAAGGATCTTCATGATTTGATACCAACTAACACTGGTGGTACCCATGTAATTATCACAACACAACTCAACCGGGTAATGAACTTTGATCCGTTGCAGCTGCAGCCATTGACCACACCTGATGCCATGATATTGATAAGGGGAAGACGTAAAAAGGAGTATCCGGCTGGTGAGGTAGAATTCCTCCATAAATTTGATGAGAAATTGGGAAGGTCTAGTTTCGGTCTGTGGGTGGTCGGTTCCTTGCTATCGGAGCTTGCAATATTGCCCTCTGCTCTATTCGAAGCTGTGAATCAGGTTCCAGTTGAAGAAACCACAAGTTGCTCTAATATATCCATTCCACATCAACAATTCTGTAGAACCAATCcatttttaatgaaaacattGATTTTTTGTACAACCCTCTTGCAGCAAAGCAGCGATAGCAGGGATTCCGTTGCTTCAAGAATGCTTCAGGTAGGGGCATGGTTTGCTCCAGCACCCATCTCGGTGAATTTACTGGCAGCAGCTGCAAAGAAAATTCCTGTAAACACAAACAGGTTCAAAAAGTGGACTAAATGTATGAAAGTTGCTCTATGCTTCTACTCAGGTCACTGCCTCACAAGCCAAGCATGGAAGAGCGAAGAGGAATCAGCACTGCTACTAGTTAAACTTGGTTTGGCACGAAAAGCAAACAGGCAAACAGGATGCTGGATCCAATTCCATCCCATCACACAGATTTTTGCGAAAAGGAAAGACGGACTAGTTGCTGCTAAAGCCAATGTTCAAGGTGCAAGGAAACTTGGAAACCCGGTAACAGATTCTGACCATCTGTGGGCATGTGCTTTCCTTGTGTTTGGTTTCAAGTCCGAACCACCAGTTGTTCAGCTCAAGGCGATGGACATGGTTTTCTTCATCAGAAAAACAGCTCTTCCTTTAGCAATCAGTGCCTTCACAACATTCTCAAGATGCAACTCGGCCTTAGAACTCTTGAAGGTCTGCACAAATGTGCTCGAAGAAGCAGAGAAGTCATTTGTTTCTCAAATACAGGATTGGTGCCACGGATCTCTCTGCTGGAAAAAGAAGCTTCAATCTAACCAAAGAGTGGACGAGTATGTTTGGCAAGAGGTGACATTATTGAAAGCTACCCTACTGGAAACTAGAGCAAAGCTGCTACTAAGAGGAGGTCATTTCGATAGCGGAGAGGATCTTTGCAGAACCTGCATTAGTATCCGAACCGTAATGTTGGGTCATAACCATGCTCAAACTTTGGCTGCTCAACAAACATTAGCCAAATTAGTAAGGATGAGGAGCAAAATATGA